AAGGGTAGCGTCGCGTTCGGTGACTGGCACATCTTCTGTTTCGTCCCAATCTGTTGCATCTACGGACGCGAGGAGCTGGTCGGCAGGTGCTAGCTCTGACGTCAGGCCGAACAAAGGCTTGGGATAGATCTTACCGGCGAAGGTGTAATCAGTGCTATTAATATCAACCCCTCCCACAATCGGCTGCCCATCCTTGGTAATAGAAGCCGGCAGCTGATAACACATAATAGACGTTTGGTCGGCAGGCGTACCCATAATGGACTGGATGCTGAGCGACGTCAGCACCTGAGCATCCACGGTAGCTTTGTCCCAGCCCTGCGTTTTCAGAAAGTAGGCGTAGGCTTTCAGCGGGTCGATGCGGCTGACCAGCTCCTGGCGCATGTGCTCGTGCGGGAACCCAAGGGTATGCCCCGTCTCGTGGCGCACTACCCGCCTAAACTCTGCCTCCGACGTATTCATGCTAAAGCCCTGCAGGTTCATGGTGGGCCGATTTTTCGGAATTAGGGTAATGTCGGTGCCTAGGTACGACCAGTAGCCTCCTGCCCCGCGCGAAATCCGCACGATGCCGACCCCAGTCGTCTCCGCAAAAGAGATGCACGTTGTTCTGGTCCAGGCGTTCATGTGGCTCACAATACGCGCCCGAAGGTCGGCGGGCGTAGGCTCCATGAAGCTAACGGTAAGCCGGCGTGGGGAGGGACCCCAATACTTACTTACCAACACCGTCAGGAACTGCGGTTGAAAGTCGGTCGGCGCTTTCAAGTCCGCCAGTCGCCCGAGCACGGGTCCATTGACGGGATTTACGCGCAGGGCCGTATCGGCGGCTAGCTTTGCCAGCCGCGGTGGCACCGATTTGATACTACACCCTAGCTGCTCCGGCGGCAGAACGCCATCTGCGCTGCGCTCCCCCTTCGGGCTTGCTACCGGCGCGCCATCCTTGCCGGTAATGCTGCTTAGTACTTCCCCGATTTTCAGGAGGGCCTCACGTAACTGCTTTTCTTGGTCGTTCTTCTCTTTCATCCGGGTAGCTGTTAAACTATCAACGTGCTAATGATTTGACGATGAGAAGTTACCACTATCCCGAGCCCACGTCAATCGCATATTGATGTGGTAACGCTAGCGCGGGCTGGCGCAAGCCATTGTTCGCCTTTTAGCTGGCAGGCGTACCGTTGGCATAGCTGGGGCGTCGTCCTGCAGCTGCTTGTTCAAGAAGCAGGTTGGCATAACTCTATTTGCATTTCGCAAAAGGATAGAATTGTCCCAATTCTCGCTTGATGCGTGCTAACGTTGGGTTTATCAGGGCTGGACCTTTGTCTGCGGAAATTACTCCAACGCTATGCTCACCTATCATCCTCCTGCCTTGCCCTTGCTTGGTGCTGCCGCTGCTGTATCAGCAGCGTACGACAACCCCATTGCGCCCTTTGCGCCCACCACTTCCGCACGGCGCACCACTTGGTTTTTCTCCCAAGCGCCGTCCGAGCACAATCCAGGACGGCACTTCACCCACCAACTAGCCTAGCTCCAATGTACGCTGTGCTATTAACGCTTCACTCGCTGTTCCGGTGGGTGGTGCTGACGGGGCTGCTCATAGGCCTAGGTCGGGCGTACCGCGGGTGGCTCGGGAAGAAAGCATTCCTCGGTATCGATGATACGGTCCGCCACACCACAGCCACCCTAGCCCATGTGCAGCTAATGCTAGGCTACGGGCTTTATTTCGCGAGCCCGCTGGTGCAGATGTTTCACCTGCGCGACACAGAGCACGCACCTACGGCCCTCTTCTTTGCCGTCCAACACGTAGCCGCCATGACCGGGGCCATCATGGTGCTTACCATTGGCTCCGCCCTGACCAAGCGGCGGCCTACCAGCACAGAAAAGTTTCGCACGATGGCCCTATGGTTCACTGCCGCGCTACTGCTTATTCTGTTAGCTATTCCGTGGCCGTTTTCCCCTTTTGCTAGTCGACCGTTCTTCCGCTTCTAACTCCCTTTTATGTTTGGTTCTCCTATTAGTCGCCTCCGCTTGCTAGGTCTTTTTGAGGGCATGTCCCTGCTACTGCTGATTGGCGTGGCCGTTCCTCTGAAATATTTCTACGGCAACCCGGCATTCGTTCGGATGCTGGGACCCGTGCACGGCTTGTTGTTTCTGCTCTTTGTGCTGAACACGCTGCGCGTGGGCGTCGAGTATCACTGGCGCTTTGCCACAACTACCTGGAAAGTGCTGCTGGCTTGCGTCGTTCCGTTCGGCACCTTCTACGTCGATTACAAGATTCTAGCACCCATGCAGCGAAAAGAGCAAGAACCTCTTTAACGGGCTGTATCTCCCGAGACACACGGTAGGCGAAACTAGCATCTATATAGATGTCTCAAAGGCTAGCTACCAAATAAACTTAAGATTGCTGCAGAAGTGGAATCACCTTTTAAAGGCTCAGACCAGCCAGTTGGTAGCTGAAAGTCGGCGGCGGGATATAGATTTGGTGACATGGGTGTGGTAGCGTCATTATACAAGCGCTCAATCATTTGCTGCACTTCTACTAATATTTCTCCTGAACACTGACTCGATACGATAATACCGCACGCTCTATCTGGTATTGCAACGTAATAGCCTTCAGGAAATATCCGACTCAGCTCAAAATGTAGGAGAACTTTGCTGGAACTGATAACATCCTCATCGTTAAGAAATGCAATCCAATCAGGCTGTGTCTTCGTCGCGCCTTTGTAGTGCCGATGAAAATAGTTACTCTGTCTTATGTTATCAAGCGCTTGCTGCTGCCAGCCTACCTTCGACGTGTTCAAATTGTCGAATGTATCACGGTCTAAATACATGATAGCCTTGCCATCATCTTCTACCCAGGTTAAAATAAACTCTCTGTTAGGAAACAACACATGCGGTAGATCCCAATTACCTGTTTCATAGTAAGCAGCCGGTACTATTAAAGGCTGGAATCGAGTTAGTTCAACCACTTATTTAATCTTAATTAGCTACTGATTTAGACGTCATGCCACCGCGCTTAGCGGTACCGGATGCAGAATCAGAAACACCAGCTCGCGCAGAATCTCGCCTTCCGTCATGGAGCCGCTCTCGATGCCTTTGCTCTGCAAGTCGGCGCGGCGAATGAGGTGGATAATGTCACGGGTGCGCTCGGCGCTGTAATTGCGCTGGGCCAACTGGTAATCCTTTTGGGCGAAGCTGTTCATGATACCTAGCTTCTTGTAGTCGGCATCGGAGGGGTTGGCGTGCTGATGCAGCACCAGCAGCTTCGTAAAAAAGCCAAAAAGCAACGTCAGGTTCGGAATGAGCGGGTTGGCCTTGGGGTTAGCTTCAAAGTAGAGCAGGATGCGGTTGGCCTTCAGCACGTCGCGCTGCACTAGGGCACGCTGTAGCTCGAAGATGTTGTATTCCTTACTAATGCCTACTAAACGCTGCACCAGGTCCTCGTCGATAGGCTGACCGGGCTTGAGGTTGAGCAGCAGCTTATCCACTTCATTCGTAAGCCGACCTAGGTCGGGGCCGATGTACTCTGCTAGCATCGCTACGGCCTGCCCCGTAATCTGCTGCTGCCGGCTGCGCACGTAGCTGGTAAGCCAGGCGGGCACCTGGTTGTCGTAGATCTTCTTGCTAGTGAGCACCACGGCCTTCTCGGCCAGCAGCTTACCTAGCTTTTTGCGCGAATCGAGCGTTTTGTTTTTGTAGCCGAATACGAGCACAGTGCTCGCCAGCGGGTTCTTCAAGTAAGCCTCCAAAAAAGGCCATGCCTTCTCGCTCTCCAAGTCAGCCACGCCCTGCGCTTCTTTCACAATCACGACGGAGCGCTCCGACATCATCGGGAAGCGGCGCGCCTGCCCGAGGATGGTTGCCACGTCGGTATCCTTACCATACAGCACCACTTGGTTGAAGCCCCGCTCGTGCTCGGGCAGCACGCTTTGTTCAAGGGTATTGGTAATCAAATCAATGTAGTAGGGCTCCTCCCCTTGCAGGAAGTAAATGGGCGCAAACTGCCGCTGGCGCAGCTGCTGCATAATGTCGTCGGCGGAGAGATTCAAGGGAGTGACTGCGGGGCTAAGTGACTGAGTGGGCAGCTAGGTGGACAGCTCACACTCCGATCATGCAAAGATACCGCTGCGCCTTATACCTTTGTTAGCAGAAAAGGCTTCGGGAAATGTTTCGCTTCCCTACTCAGTCATTCAGTCACTCAGTCACTCTTCTACTCTCTTGAATTTACTCGACGAACTCCGCTGGCGCGGAATGTTTCATGATATGATGCCCGGCACAGCCGAGCACCTAGAAGCCAACAAGCCTATTACGGGCTACATCGGTTTCGACCCCACGGCGCCTTCCCTGCACATTGGCAACCTAGCCACCATTATGCTGCTGGTGCACCTGCAGCGCGCCGGACACCGCCCGATGGCCCTGGTAGGCGGCGCTACGGGCATGATTGGTGACCCCTCCGGCAAATCGGCTGAACGCAACCTGCTCGACGAGGCAACGCTGCGCGCCAACCAAGACGGTATTCGCCGGCAGCTAGAGCGCTTCATTGAGTTCAACGACTCACCCACCGGGGCACTCATCGTGAACAACTACGACTGGTTCAAGGACTTTGGCTTCCTGCAATTTCTGCGCGACGTAGGCAAGCACCTCACCGTGAACTACATGATGGCAAAGGACTCGGTGAAGCGCCGCATCAGCGGCAACGAAGACACCGGTTCCGACGGCCTGAGCTACACCGAGTTCACCTACCAGCTGCTGCAAGGCTACGACTTCTTCCATCTCTACCAGAACCTAGGGTGCACCCTACAAATGGGTGCTTCCGACCAGTGGGGCAACATCACCACCGGCACCGAGCTGATCCGCCGCCTCACCAACGGCGAAGGCAAAGCCTACGCTCTCACCGGCCAGCTCATCACGAAGGCCGATGGTACCAAGTACGGCAAGAGCGAAACCGGCACCGTGTGGCTCGACCCCACCATGACCTCGCCATACCAGTTCTACCAGTTCTTCCTAAACAGCTCCGATGCCGACGTGCCTCGCCTTATTCGGGTGTTTACGCTGCTCAGTCAGGAAGAGATAGAAGCCTTGGAAACCGAGCACGCACAGGCGCCTCACCTGCGCACCTTGCAGAAAGCCCTGGCAAAAGACGTAACGACTCGCGTCCACTCGGCCGAAGCCTTCGAGGCCGCGCTGGCAGCTTCGCAGGTGCTCTTCGGGGGCGGCGACCTAGCTAGCCTCGACGAAGCAACACTGCTCGACGTATTTGCTGGCGTGCCCCGCATCGAGGTGCCCCGCGCCCAGCTTGACAACCTGAGTGCTATCAATCTGCTCAGCGACAATACGCAGAGCGTCATCTTCCCATCAAAAGGCGAAGCGCGCAAAAATATCCAGAACGGTGGGGTCAGCCTGAACCGGCAGAAGGTAACAGTAGAGCAGCTAGCTACCGATGTGCCACTGCTACTGGATAAGTACTTGGTAGCCCAGCGCGGCAAAAAGAACTACTACCTGATCAAGGTCGTGTAATCCGCAAAGCTGATCGAACGTACCATAGCGTTCCTACAAACAAAAAAGCCTCACTGATCAGTGAGGCTTTTTTGTTGTCTTCGACGAAGTCAGTGGGCTTGAGTCCGCTGACTTCGTTGTTTCGACTACTTCTTCTTTGCAGCAGGTGCTTTTTTAGCGGCAGCGGGAGCAGCAGCTTTCTTAGCTGGAGCTGCTTTTGGAGCTGGAGCTGCTTCGCCGCCCGAGCTATTTTTCATGTCCTGTACTTCGGCACGAATCTGCTGGGCCATATTCTTCAACTCCTGCATGCCCTTGCGTACACGGGTACCAGCGGCGGAGTTCTGCTTGTCGTAGAACTTCTCGAAGTCGCCTTCCAGTGACATCACAAGATCCTTGAGTTTACCAAAATTGTTCATTTGCGGGGGGTTGTTGGGTGTGAAAGAATGCTTTTGTCGGGGTCTAATATACTGGGATTTCAAATACAAGCAACTCTTACACTTTTTTTTAAAAGCCCTTATCTAGGCTGTAGAGGCCGATTTTACCTGTCTAGTGTTCAGCTTACCCTACCCCTATCACTTATAATCTAATTAGAATAATACAAAAAACGCCAGCAACCTGGGTGGTTGCTGGCGTTTGAATAAGCACTAGTTGGGATGCAGCAGAGCGCTAAGCGCTTACTGTGTTTTTGGAATACAAACCTTTGTCAAGTTTAGCGGCAATTGCTTCAAAAGCCGTGATTGTCTCCCGCACATCTTCTAGTGTATGCATGGCCGTCGGGATCAGACGCAGCATGATAACTCCCTTCGGAACCACCGGATATACCACGATAGAGCAGAAAATACCGTGATTTTCACGCAAATCGAAGGTAATTTGGGTTGCATCCGAGATTTCACCGTTCAGGAACACAGGCGTGACCGGCGACTCGGTGGTGCCAATGTTAAAGCCTTTCTCGCGCAAACCGCTCTGTAGAGCCCGTACAACGGTCCAGAGGTTTTCCTTTAGCTCTGGCTGGGTGCGCAGCAATTCCAACCGCTTTAGCGCGCCCACTACTAATGGCATGGGCAACGATTTGGCGAAAATCTGGCTCCGCATATTGTAACGCAAATATTCAATTACGCTTTCGGGGCCAGCCACGAAGGCACCGATGCTCGCCATCGACTTCGCAAACGTCGAAAAATAGAGGTCAATGCCGTCCTGCACGCCTTGTTCTTCGCCCGTTCCGGCGCCCGTAGCGCCCATAGTGCCGAATCCGTGGGCATCATCCACGAACAAACGGAACTGATATTTCTCCTTCAGGGCCACAACCTCCTTGAGATTGCCCATGTTGCCCGACATGCCAAACACGCCCTCGGTGATAACCAAGATACCGCCGCCCGTTTCGTTGGTCATGCGGGTAGCGCGCTGGAGTTGCGTCTCGAGCTTCTCCATATCGTTGTGCGGGTACACAAAACGTTTGCCCGCGTGCAGGCGCACCCCGTCGATGATGCAAGCGTGCGACTCCGCGTCGTACACAATCACGTCGTGGCGGTTCACGATGGCATCAATAATAGATACTACTCCTTGGTAGCCAAAGTTGAGCAGCATGCACTCTGGCTTCTTCACGAAATCGGCCAGCTCGCTTTCCAATTGCTCGTGCAAGTTAGAGTTGCCGCTCATGATGCGCGCGCCCATGGGCAGCGCCATGCCATATTGAGCCGCACCGTCCACGTCGGCCTTGCGCACCTCCGGGTGGTTAGCCAGACCTAGGTAATTATTCAGGCTCCAGGTGAGAACCTCTTTACCGCGGAAAATCATGCGGGGCTTAATCTCACCTTCCAGCTTAGGAAATGTGAAATAGCCGTGCGCGTAGTGCGAGTGGCTGCCCAGCGGGCCGCGGTTGGAGGCAATCTTGTCAAAAAGATCCACGGAGGAACAAGTTAGATGTGAATGTAAAACGGGCTAGATAGTGAGGCTTCTAACCACTCCGCCAACCATAAGGTTATGCGAAAATGTTTTCAAAGTTATGTAAAAGCCGCAAAGGTAACCGCCCGCCGCGTGGCTTCCAAGTTGCCCCCGAGGGGCTAGGTCGATGAAAACGAGCGCTCCATCTAGGTGCAGGTAGTTGTTTGCCTAGTGACTTACCCGCCGCACCTACTTGTCAGCTATTTTATTGCGTACGCTTTTCTCCCACACAAGTACGCATATTTGCGCTTCTACTGCCTAGCCAATTTCCACCCATGAAAAAAATAAAAAAGCTACTGGTTTCCAATCGTGGTGAAATCGCGCTCCGCGTACTTCGCTCCGCCCGCGAGATGGGCCTGCAAACGGTAGCCATATATAGTGAAGCCGACCGCCAGGCCCTGCACGTACGCTACGCCGACGAGGCCGTGTGCGTGGGCCCGCCCGCCTCCGCCGAAAGCTACCTGCGTGGCGACAAGATCATTGAGGTATGCCGTCAGCTCGGCGTCGATGCCATTCACCCCGGCTACGGCTTTTTGTCGGAGAACGCCCAGTTTGCCCGCCAGGTGCAGGAAGCAGGCCTCGTTTTCGTCGGTCCTTCACCGGAGGCCATGGAGCTAATGGGCTCGAAGCTAGCAGCCAAGCAGGCGGTGGCGAAGTATGGTATTCCGATGGTACCGGGCACCGAAGAGGCCATTTCCGATGTGGAGGAAGCCAAGAAAGTAGCCCGTGAAGTAGGCTTTCCGATTCTGATAAAAGCTTCGGCCGGCGGCGGCGGCAAAGGCATGCGCATTGTGAACGCCGAAGCCGAGTTTGAGGAACAGATGCAGCTAGCTGTGTCGGAGGCTACTAGTGCTTTTGGCGACGGTGCCGTCTTTATTGAGAAGTACATCGGCTCGCCGCGCCACATCGAGATTCAGGTGCTCGGCGATGAACACGGCACGATCCTGCACTTGTTTGAGCGCGAGTGCTCCATCCAGCGCCGTCACCAAAAGGTTATTGAAGAAGCGCCCTCATCAGTGCTCACGCCAGAACTGCGCGCCGCGATGGGTCAGTGCGCCGTCGACGTGGCCCGCGCCTGCAACTACACGGGCGCCGGCACGGTGGAGTTCCTGCTGGATGAAAACCACAACTTCTATTTCCTGGAGATGAATACCCGCCTCCAGGTAGAGCACCCCGTGACGGAGCAGATAACGGGCCTCGACCTAGTGAAAGAGCAGATCAAAGTAGCTCAGGGGCAGCCTCTAAGCTTTGGTCAAGATGATTTGAAAATTCAAGGCCATGCCTTGGAGCTGCGCGTGTACGCGGAGGACCCCGCCAACAACTTCCTCCCCGACATTGGAACACTCACCACGTACGTGCGCCCGCAAGGCCCCGGCGTACGCGTGGATGATGGCTTCGAACAGGGCATGGACATTCCGATCTACTACGACCCGATGATTGCTAAGCTCGTCACCTTCGGGCAGGACCGCACCGAGGCGATTGACCGTATGCTTCGCGCTATCGACGAGTACCAGATAACGGGCATCCAGACGACGCTGCCTTTTGGTCGGTTCGTGCTCCAACACCCGGCTTTTGTGAGCGGCCAGTTCGACACAAACTTTATCCGCGACCATTTCACCCCTGCCGACCTAGCTCCAACGCCCAACGAAGAAACGCTCAAGCTCGCGGCGGTATTCACGGCGATGCTGCTGGAAACCAAAAAGCCCCAAGTGCCCGCCGGCAGTGAAGTAGTGAGCACGCCATCTGCGTGGCGTCGCAACCGGCTTGGCACGCGTTAACAACACGCATAAGCTTCTAGTACCTAGGAAAAGCAGCCTTCTTAATTCGACTAAGAAGGCTGCTTTTTCTTATAGGCACAGAAGCGTTATAGGTAGTTGCGAGGCAAAAGGACACCTGTTCTTTTTGGCAGTGTTTCTTCCCATTATGATAATGCTTTAATCCTAAAGCTATCTGGCGTTACATTTGATTTCGTGTCATT
This Hymenobacter sp. GOD-10R DNA region includes the following protein-coding sequences:
- a CDS encoding DUF3817 domain-containing protein, with product MFGSPISRLRLLGLFEGMSLLLLIGVAVPLKYFYGNPAFVRMLGPVHGLLFLLFVLNTLRVGVEYHWRFATTTWKVLLACVVPFGTFYVDYKILAPMQRKEQEPL
- the accC gene encoding acetyl-CoA carboxylase biotin carboxylase subunit translates to MKKIKKLLVSNRGEIALRVLRSAREMGLQTVAIYSEADRQALHVRYADEAVCVGPPASAESYLRGDKIIEVCRQLGVDAIHPGYGFLSENAQFARQVQEAGLVFVGPSPEAMELMGSKLAAKQAVAKYGIPMVPGTEEAISDVEEAKKVAREVGFPILIKASAGGGGKGMRIVNAEAEFEEQMQLAVSEATSAFGDGAVFIEKYIGSPRHIEIQVLGDEHGTILHLFERECSIQRRHQKVIEEAPSSVLTPELRAAMGQCAVDVARACNYTGAGTVEFLLDENHNFYFLEMNTRLQVEHPVTEQITGLDLVKEQIKVAQGQPLSFGQDDLKIQGHALELRVYAEDPANNFLPDIGTLTTYVRPQGPGVRVDDGFEQGMDIPIYYDPMIAKLVTFGQDRTEAIDRMLRAIDEYQITGIQTTLPFGRFVLQHPAFVSGQFDTNFIRDHFTPADLAPTPNEETLKLAAVFTAMLLETKKPQVPAGSEVVSTPSAWRRNRLGTR
- a CDS encoding pyridoxal phosphate-dependent aminotransferase family protein, producing the protein MDLFDKIASNRGPLGSHSHYAHGYFTFPKLEGEIKPRMIFRGKEVLTWSLNNYLGLANHPEVRKADVDGAAQYGMALPMGARIMSGNSNLHEQLESELADFVKKPECMLLNFGYQGVVSIIDAIVNRHDVIVYDAESHACIIDGVRLHAGKRFVYPHNDMEKLETQLQRATRMTNETGGGILVITEGVFGMSGNMGNLKEVVALKEKYQFRLFVDDAHGFGTMGATGAGTGEEQGVQDGIDLYFSTFAKSMASIGAFVAGPESVIEYLRYNMRSQIFAKSLPMPLVVGALKRLELLRTQPELKENLWTVVRALQSGLREKGFNIGTTESPVTPVFLNGEISDATQITFDLRENHGIFCSIVVYPVVPKGVIMLRLIPTAMHTLEDVRETITAFEAIAAKLDKGLYSKNTVSA
- a CDS encoding M12 family metallopeptidase, encoding MKEKNDQEKQLREALLKIGEVLSSITGKDGAPVASPKGERSADGVLPPEQLGCSIKSVPPRLAKLAADTALRVNPVNGPVLGRLADLKAPTDFQPQFLTVLVSKYWGPSPRRLTVSFMEPTPADLRARIVSHMNAWTRTTCISFAETTGVGIVRISRGAGGYWSYLGTDITLIPKNRPTMNLQGFSMNTSEAEFRRVVRHETGHTLGFPHEHMRQELVSRIDPLKAYAYFLKTQGWDKATVDAQVLTSLSIQSIMGTPADQTSIMCYQLPASITKDGQPIVGGVDINSTDYTFAGKIYPKPLFGLTSELAPADQLLASVDATDWDETEDVPVTERDATLEATLILPHASNHRHPELTGAALANHA
- the tyrS gene encoding tyrosine--tRNA ligase, giving the protein MNLLDELRWRGMFHDMMPGTAEHLEANKPITGYIGFDPTAPSLHIGNLATIMLLVHLQRAGHRPMALVGGATGMIGDPSGKSAERNLLDEATLRANQDGIRRQLERFIEFNDSPTGALIVNNYDWFKDFGFLQFLRDVGKHLTVNYMMAKDSVKRRISGNEDTGSDGLSYTEFTYQLLQGYDFFHLYQNLGCTLQMGASDQWGNITTGTELIRRLTNGEGKAYALTGQLITKADGTKYGKSETGTVWLDPTMTSPYQFYQFFLNSSDADVPRLIRVFTLLSQEEIEALETEHAQAPHLRTLQKALAKDVTTRVHSAEAFEAALAASQVLFGGGDLASLDEATLLDVFAGVPRIEVPRAQLDNLSAINLLSDNTQSVIFPSKGEARKNIQNGGVSLNRQKVTVEQLATDVPLLLDKYLVAQRGKKNYYLIKVV
- the holA gene encoding DNA polymerase III subunit delta, with product MNLSADDIMQQLRQRQFAPIYFLQGEEPYYIDLITNTLEQSVLPEHERGFNQVVLYGKDTDVATILGQARRFPMMSERSVVIVKEAQGVADLESEKAWPFLEAYLKNPLASTVLVFGYKNKTLDSRKKLGKLLAEKAVVLTSKKIYDNQVPAWLTSYVRSRQQQITGQAVAMLAEYIGPDLGRLTNEVDKLLLNLKPGQPIDEDLVQRLVGISKEYNIFELQRALVQRDVLKANRILLYFEANPKANPLIPNLTLLFGFFTKLLVLHQHANPSDADYKKLGIMNSFAQKDYQLAQRNYSAERTRDIIHLIRRADLQSKGIESGSMTEGEILRELVFLILHPVPLSAVA